A portion of the uncultured Draconibacterium sp. genome contains these proteins:
- a CDS encoding Crp/Fnr family transcriptional regulator has product MLNSDIGLRDLVENQKSIFYLLGQEDKDELQHHISLSQYKKNEFIYKEGDKPNGFLVLIDGKVKIFKEGVGGREQIIRMTKPLGLIGYRALLADETHNGSAVTLEESLVCTISPDFIFNRALKNTDFAFRIISKLSKELGFSNARTVTLTQKHIRGRLAESLILLKDKYGFENDGTTLKAFLSREDIANLSNMTTSNAIRTLSTFASEKVIAIDGRKIRILDATRLERISKLG; this is encoded by the coding sequence ATGTTAAATTCAGATATTGGACTTAGAGATCTAGTTGAGAATCAGAAATCAATATTTTATTTGTTGGGGCAGGAAGATAAAGATGAACTACAACATCATATTTCTCTCTCGCAGTACAAAAAGAATGAATTTATTTATAAGGAAGGCGATAAACCCAACGGATTTTTGGTGCTGATTGACGGAAAAGTTAAGATTTTTAAAGAAGGTGTAGGAGGAAGAGAGCAAATTATTCGAATGACGAAACCTTTGGGCTTGATTGGTTATCGCGCCCTACTTGCCGACGAAACACACAACGGATCGGCTGTAACTCTCGAAGAATCGCTTGTTTGTACCATTAGCCCGGATTTTATTTTCAACCGCGCATTAAAAAATACCGACTTTGCATTTCGTATAATTAGTAAACTGTCGAAAGAACTTGGTTTTTCGAATGCAAGAACGGTTACGTTAACACAAAAACATATCCGTGGACGTTTGGCCGAGTCGCTAATTCTGCTGAAAGATAAGTATGGATTTGAAAACGATGGAACAACTTTGAAAGCATTCCTTTCGCGTGAAGATATTGCTAATCTTTCGAACATGACTACTTCGAATGCTATTCGCACACTATCAACTTTTGCCAGCGAAAAGGTGATTGCTATTGATGGTAGGAAAATTCGGATTCTGGACGCTACCCGCCTGGAGCGTATCAGTAAATTGGGATAA
- a CDS encoding NAD+ synthase: protein MKVALAQLNYTIGDFEGNASKIIAEINRLKEADVDLVVFSELSVTGYYPHDLLEKKEFIAKADDAVAEIAKHCHGIAALVGAPRINQHERGKKLFNSALFLADGEIKSSHNKTLLPTYDIFDEYRHFEPNREFSLVEYKGEKIAVTICEDLWDEQPTANEFGKDKLYSVSPMEELAKLKPDFVVNLSASPFSYNQEGWRKNVLITKAKNYGIPILYCNQVGAQTELVFDGGSVYIDATGEIVKELKYFEEDSLVLDTTSLGEKELQEKVDYIEKIHDALVLGIRDYFKKMGFKQATLGLSGGIDSAVTVVLAVRALGAENVRVLLMPSKYSSDHSVNDARELAENLGIRYDVVNIQSAVDQFENALSPLFEGRSPDVTEENIQARARGIYMMAISNKFGHILLNTTNKSECAVGYGTLYGDMNGGLAVLGDVYKLDVFKLSRFMNKDGEVIPENTIVKPPSAELRPDQKDTDSLPEYEELDDMLFNYIELNKSPKEIAALGYDEAVVRRVIRMVNMNEYKRFQAAPILRVSSKAFGFGRKMPLVARY, encoded by the coding sequence ATGAAAGTTGCACTGGCCCAGTTAAATTATACCATCGGCGATTTTGAAGGAAATGCGTCGAAGATTATTGCAGAGATCAACCGCCTGAAAGAGGCTGACGTTGATCTGGTAGTTTTTTCCGAATTGTCGGTAACGGGGTATTACCCGCACGATTTGTTAGAGAAAAAAGAGTTTATTGCCAAAGCCGACGATGCCGTTGCCGAAATTGCAAAACACTGCCACGGTATTGCTGCTTTGGTTGGTGCGCCTCGTATTAACCAGCACGAACGTGGTAAAAAGCTTTTTAACTCGGCACTTTTTCTGGCCGATGGCGAAATAAAAAGCAGCCACAACAAAACACTGCTGCCTACCTACGATATTTTTGATGAATACCGCCATTTTGAGCCTAACCGCGAGTTTAGTTTAGTAGAATACAAAGGCGAGAAAATTGCCGTAACCATTTGCGAAGATTTGTGGGACGAGCAACCAACGGCCAACGAATTTGGTAAAGACAAGCTATATTCCGTTTCGCCAATGGAAGAGCTGGCAAAGTTAAAACCCGATTTTGTGGTAAATCTTTCGGCATCGCCATTTTCGTATAACCAGGAAGGCTGGCGCAAAAATGTGCTCATTACTAAAGCCAAAAATTACGGCATCCCAATTTTGTATTGCAACCAGGTTGGTGCACAAACCGAGTTGGTTTTTGATGGTGGATCGGTGTACATCGATGCCACTGGCGAAATTGTAAAAGAACTGAAATATTTCGAGGAAGATTCTTTGGTGCTGGATACTACTTCGCTGGGCGAAAAAGAGCTACAGGAAAAGGTTGATTACATCGAGAAAATACACGATGCGCTGGTGCTGGGCATTCGCGACTATTTTAAAAAGATGGGTTTTAAGCAAGCAACACTTGGTTTATCGGGCGGAATCGATTCGGCAGTAACTGTTGTGCTTGCCGTTCGTGCGCTTGGTGCCGAAAATGTGCGCGTGTTGTTAATGCCATCGAAATATTCATCGGACCATAGTGTAAACGATGCTCGCGAGCTGGCTGAAAACCTTGGTATTCGTTACGATGTAGTGAATATACAGTCGGCGGTCGATCAGTTTGAAAATGCTTTGTCGCCGCTATTCGAAGGCCGTTCGCCCGATGTTACCGAAGAAAATATTCAGGCCCGTGCCCGTGGAATTTATATGATGGCGATTTCGAATAAGTTTGGTCATATTCTGTTAAATACCACCAACAAAAGTGAGTGTGCAGTAGGGTATGGTACATTGTATGGCGACATGAATGGTGGCCTTGCTGTGCTTGGCGATGTGTACAAACTGGATGTATTCAAACTGTCGCGGTTTATGAATAAAGACGGCGAAGTTATTCCGGAGAATACCATTGTTAAACCACCATCTGCCGAATTGCGCCCCGACCAAAAAGATACGGATTCGTTGCCCGAGTACGAAGAGCTGGATGACATGCTTTTTAATTACATCGAACTAAACAAGTCGCCAAAGGAAATAGCGGCACTGGGCTACGATGAGGCAGTGGTTCGTAGAGTAATCAGAATGGTTAATATGAATGAATACAAACGTTTTCAGGCCGCACCTATTTTAAGAGTAAGTTCAAAAGCTTTTGGCTTTGGCCGCAAAATGCCGCTGGTTGCCCGTTATTAG
- a CDS encoding DUF1080 domain-containing protein, translating to MRKFFSLLMATALVFSISCKSTKTGGSAGLNQLTKKEKEEGWVLLFDGKTSEGWRGNNKDHFPTGWEVVDGTLHCKASGQGEAGARDGGDIITTKEYSNFHLKMEWKIAEGGNSGIFYLGKEHKGWPIYKTAPEMQVLDNERHPDALLGKDGNRKAGSLYDLIPAKPQNAKPAGGWNTVEIICYNGTVVHKQNGETVVEYHLWTDDWKELVAGSKFPGLNPDWANVAKEGVIALQDHGDNVWFRNIKIKEMNY from the coding sequence ATGAGAAAGTTTTTTTCACTTTTAATGGCTACTGCCTTGGTGTTTTCCATCTCGTGTAAGAGTACAAAAACAGGAGGTTCGGCCGGTTTAAACCAATTAACAAAAAAAGAAAAGGAAGAAGGTTGGGTATTGCTTTTTGATGGCAAAACCAGCGAAGGATGGCGCGGTAACAACAAAGACCATTTTCCAACAGGATGGGAAGTTGTTGACGGAACTCTGCACTGTAAAGCATCGGGACAGGGCGAAGCCGGAGCACGCGATGGTGGCGATATCATCACTACCAAAGAATACTCGAACTTCCACCTGAAAATGGAGTGGAAAATTGCAGAAGGCGGAAACTCTGGTATTTTTTACCTGGGAAAAGAGCACAAAGGATGGCCTATTTACAAAACGGCTCCTGAAATGCAGGTGCTGGATAACGAGCGTCACCCTGATGCATTGCTCGGAAAAGACGGTAACCGCAAAGCCGGTTCGTTGTACGACCTGATTCCTGCAAAACCGCAGAATGCAAAACCTGCAGGTGGATGGAATACGGTTGAAATTATTTGTTACAACGGCACTGTTGTTCACAAGCAAAATGGCGAAACAGTTGTAGAATATCACTTGTGGACTGACGACTGGAAAGAACTGGTTGCCGGATCAAAATTCCCCGGATTAAATCCTGACTGGGCAAATGTTGCTAAAGAAGGTGTTATTGCTTTGCAAGACCACGGAGACAACGTTTGGTTCCGCAACATTAAAATTAAAGAAATGAATTATTAA
- a CDS encoding ATP-dependent 6-phosphofructokinase, whose product MSTSAKPKRIGILTAGGDCPGLNAAIRGVGKTAIVEYGMEVLGFNAGYSGLINGDYTELKESALSGILTLGGTILGTSREKPYKGKKNGKDAEDKPHKIVENYKKLGLDAVVCIGGNGTMKTASLLAQEGMNVVGIPKTIDNDVWGTDVTFGFDSAVQIATDAIDRLHTTANSHQRVMIIEIMGHHAGWLALYSGLAGGGDIILLPELEYNIRSVCKKIESRYESNKPYSIVVVAEGIDHPKEISAATHIAQAIQTYTDIETRETVLGYIQRGGSPTPMDRILATRYGAFAAQCIADENFGTMVAIKDNLLTTVPLEEVGGKLRLVEPNLGLIEKARKMGVSFGDEYL is encoded by the coding sequence ATGAGTACTTCAGCAAAGCCAAAAAGAATTGGTATTTTGACTGCAGGGGGCGATTGCCCGGGACTGAATGCAGCAATAAGAGGCGTGGGAAAAACAGCGATAGTTGAATACGGCATGGAAGTGCTGGGATTTAACGCCGGCTATTCGGGGTTAATTAACGGCGACTACACTGAACTGAAAGAATCGGCACTGTCGGGGATTTTAACCCTTGGCGGAACCATTTTGGGCACCTCGCGCGAAAAACCTTACAAAGGCAAGAAAAACGGAAAAGATGCAGAGGATAAGCCTCACAAAATAGTTGAGAATTACAAAAAACTGGGCCTCGACGCCGTTGTTTGTATTGGCGGAAACGGAACGATGAAAACCGCAAGCCTTCTGGCTCAGGAGGGGATGAATGTGGTTGGAATACCAAAAACCATCGACAACGATGTGTGGGGAACCGATGTTACTTTTGGTTTCGACTCGGCTGTGCAAATTGCCACCGATGCTATCGACCGCCTTCATACTACTGCCAACTCGCACCAGCGGGTAATGATAATTGAAATTATGGGGCACCACGCCGGTTGGCTGGCTTTGTATTCAGGGCTTGCCGGTGGCGGCGATATTATTTTACTGCCCGAACTGGAGTATAACATCCGTTCGGTTTGCAAGAAGATTGAGAGCCGTTACGAAAGCAACAAACCCTATTCAATTGTGGTTGTTGCCGAAGGTATCGATCACCCGAAAGAAATATCAGCAGCAACACATATTGCACAAGCTATACAAACCTATACCGACATTGAAACCCGCGAAACGGTGCTGGGCTATATTCAGCGCGGTGGTTCGCCAACACCAATGGACCGTATTCTGGCAACACGCTATGGCGCTTTTGCGGCACAATGTATTGCCGATGAAAATTTCGGAACAATGGTGGCTATTAAAGACAATCTACTTACTACTGTGCCTCTGGAAGAGGTTGGCGGGAAACTGCGCCTGGTAGAACCCAATTTGGGGCTGATTGAAAAAGCACGAAAAATGGGTGTTTCGTTTGGCGACGAATACCTGTAG
- the rsmG gene encoding 16S rRNA (guanine(527)-N(7))-methyltransferase RsmG → MDLILKYFPHLTDTQIEQFKQLEPLYADWNAKINVISRKDFSEFYERHVLHSLGIAKFIRFNDKTKVLDVGTGGGFPGIPLAIMFPNVQFHLVDSIGKKIKVVNGVANSLGLKNVRADQIRAEELKDKYDFVVSRAVTRLPDFVKWIKTNISKKPKNALPNGVIYLKGGDLTEEVKPFGKRIFMQDLQEYFEEPFFETKKVLHLPL, encoded by the coding sequence ATGGATTTAATTCTAAAGTATTTTCCCCATTTAACCGATACCCAAATTGAGCAGTTTAAACAATTGGAACCGCTGTATGCCGATTGGAACGCAAAAATAAATGTGATTTCCAGAAAAGACTTTTCGGAGTTTTACGAGCGTCATGTTTTGCACTCGCTTGGCATTGCAAAGTTTATTCGTTTCAACGACAAAACAAAAGTACTGGACGTAGGAACCGGTGGTGGTTTTCCGGGCATTCCACTGGCTATTATGTTTCCAAATGTGCAGTTTCATTTGGTTGATTCGATAGGGAAGAAAATAAAAGTGGTTAACGGAGTTGCTAATTCGCTGGGATTAAAAAATGTGCGTGCCGATCAAATTCGTGCCGAAGAGCTAAAAGATAAATACGATTTTGTGGTGAGCCGTGCCGTTACCCGTTTGCCCGATTTTGTAAAGTGGATAAAAACCAATATCTCGAAGAAACCAAAAAATGCATTGCCAAATGGTGTGATTTATTTAAAAGGAGGCGATTTAACCGAGGAGGTAAAACCATTTGGGAAGCGAATATTTATGCAGGATTTGCAGGAATATTTCGAAGAACCTTTTTTCGAAACCAAAAAAGTATTGCACTTACCACTATAA
- a CDS encoding sigma-70 family RNA polymerase sigma factor, translating to MEKHGVILSDKARQDYELVKAALTGDDKAFARLLNRYKDAIYFMLLKMVNNRSDAEDLTLEAFGKAFKSLHQYSPTYAFSTWLFKIASNNCIDFLRKKKGVHVPIENNGQDDNSETIKLRSKDPDPEEKLIRQQKAILLRRVVRKLKPRYQILVELRYFREFSYEEIAKELDLPLGTVKAQLFRAREMLFKMIESTEIGRKE from the coding sequence ATGGAAAAACACGGTGTAATACTATCGGATAAGGCACGGCAGGACTACGAGCTTGTAAAAGCTGCGTTAACTGGCGACGATAAAGCCTTTGCCCGATTATTAAACCGCTACAAAGATGCCATTTATTTTATGCTGCTAAAAATGGTGAATAACCGCAGCGATGCCGAGGATTTAACACTCGAAGCTTTCGGAAAAGCATTTAAAAGTCTTCACCAATACTCGCCGACATACGCATTTAGTACCTGGTTGTTTAAAATTGCATCGAACAATTGTATCGACTTTTTACGCAAGAAAAAAGGAGTGCACGTGCCCATTGAAAATAACGGGCAGGACGATAACAGCGAAACCATAAAACTACGATCGAAAGATCCTGATCCGGAAGAAAAGCTGATTCGTCAACAGAAAGCTATTTTGCTTCGTCGTGTTGTACGAAAGTTAAAACCGCGTTATCAAATTTTGGTAGAGTTGCGTTATTTCAGAGAGTTTTCGTACGAAGAAATTGCAAAAGAGTTAGATTTGCCACTCGGAACAGTAAAAGCACAGCTTTTCAGAGCTCGCGAAATGCTGTTTAAAATGATTGAAAGCACCGAGATTGGCAGAAAAGAATAA
- a CDS encoding glycosyltransferase has product MINELLDVFNALTTMQLVVLGVAVFIWLLRFLYLLFFPLRVVLNKKLSNAESGNATLSVLMVVRNEEENCRETVPRLLDLESPDMEVVVVDDFSQDNTLSVLGVLKQRYPRLKISSLSQETRYSEKLSQNIALKSAEKDWVVLYPVNAKHPASEWLNNLSIKNDESVNVKLAYTTVVEEKKRFNKFYRIENFFQQIRSAAYSLNGLAFVYNEDNVAFRKAEYFRLGGFGTKVQEPYANLELVINRFIKKRNVELCLNEECTIKKEVSVGRTEFMDLMRKSIRIEKHLSKFKRFVLQLDRLTQTLYPLLIALAALLVFNLWPVLLGLIVVKLLVFMLIIKILQKRLNERKLFITSLVFSLIMPFYKLFFRWHFNRKSKNQKWKNTV; this is encoded by the coding sequence ATGATTAATGAGCTGTTAGATGTATTTAATGCCCTAACAACTATGCAGTTGGTGGTGTTGGGTGTAGCTGTTTTTATATGGCTTTTAAGGTTTTTGTATTTGCTTTTTTTCCCATTGAGGGTGGTTTTAAATAAAAAGCTATCGAATGCCGAATCGGGAAATGCAACATTATCTGTGCTAATGGTGGTGCGTAACGAAGAAGAAAATTGCCGCGAAACGGTACCACGACTGCTGGATTTGGAAAGCCCTGATATGGAAGTTGTAGTAGTTGATGATTTCTCGCAAGACAATACGTTATCGGTATTGGGCGTATTGAAACAACGTTACCCGAGGCTTAAAATTTCATCGCTAAGCCAGGAAACACGTTATTCTGAAAAGTTGTCGCAAAACATTGCGCTTAAATCAGCCGAAAAAGACTGGGTTGTTTTATATCCGGTAAATGCAAAGCATCCGGCAAGTGAGTGGCTGAATAATCTGAGCATCAAAAATGACGAATCAGTAAATGTAAAACTGGCCTATACAACCGTAGTTGAAGAAAAAAAACGCTTCAATAAATTTTACCGTATCGAAAATTTCTTTCAGCAAATACGGAGTGCTGCCTATTCGCTTAACGGTTTGGCATTTGTTTATAACGAGGATAATGTTGCATTCAGAAAAGCTGAATATTTTAGGCTTGGCGGTTTCGGAACAAAAGTGCAGGAGCCTTATGCAAATTTAGAGTTGGTCATCAATCGTTTTATAAAAAAGAGAAATGTTGAATTGTGTTTAAACGAGGAATGTACCATAAAAAAAGAGGTTTCGGTAGGTCGTACAGAATTCATGGATTTAATGCGTAAAAGTATCCGCATAGAGAAACACCTGAGTAAATTTAAACGTTTTGTACTTCAACTCGATCGCTTAACACAAACCTTATATCCGCTGTTAATTGCACTGGCCGCGCTGCTTGTTTTTAATCTTTGGCCCGTATTATTAGGCTTAATTGTTGTTAAGTTGCTGGTTTTCATGCTTATCATAAAAATATTGCAGAAACGTTTGAATGAACGTAAATTATTCATAACTTCGTTAGTGTTCAGCTTAATAATGCCTTTTTACAAACTTTTTTTCAGGTGGCATTTTAACCGAAAGAGTAAAAATCAGAAATGGAAAAACACGGTGTAA
- the tgt gene encoding tRNA guanosine(34) transglycosylase Tgt produces the protein MQFELQKTAENSRARAGVLTTDHGTIETPIFMPVGTAGSVKGIHTRDIKEDIEAQIILGNTYHLYLRPGIDVIEKAGGLHKFNRWDRPILTDSGGFQVFSLGDIRKLSEEGARFQSHIDGSYHMFTPENVMDIQRTIGADIIMAFDECTPGDADYDYAKRSLELTQRWLERCFKQFNSTEPKYGYSQSLFPIVQGNTFTDLRKAAVANVKTFDADGYAIGGLSVGETEQEMYEMTEVCTADLPENKPRYLMGVGTPVNILEGIHRGIDMFDCVMPTRNGRNGMLFTSEGIINIRNKKWENDHSPIDENGTSFVDQYSKAYLRHLIISNEMLGAQIASQHNLAFYLWLVKTARQKIQNGDFVSWKNEMVIKLKERL, from the coding sequence ATGCAATTCGAACTACAGAAAACAGCAGAAAACTCAAGAGCCCGGGCAGGTGTATTAACAACTGACCACGGGACAATTGAAACACCAATATTTATGCCGGTAGGAACGGCCGGATCGGTAAAAGGAATTCACACCCGCGATATAAAAGAAGATATTGAGGCACAGATAATTTTAGGAAATACCTACCATTTATATTTGCGCCCCGGAATTGACGTGATTGAAAAAGCAGGTGGCCTGCACAAATTCAATCGATGGGATCGACCTATATTAACCGATAGCGGTGGTTTCCAGGTATTTTCGCTGGGCGATATTCGTAAACTCAGCGAAGAGGGAGCACGTTTTCAATCGCATATCGATGGATCGTACCACATGTTTACGCCCGAAAATGTGATGGATATTCAGCGTACCATTGGCGCCGATATTATTATGGCATTCGATGAATGTACACCCGGAGATGCCGACTATGATTACGCAAAACGATCGCTGGAATTGACACAACGGTGGTTGGAGCGCTGTTTTAAACAGTTTAACAGCACCGAACCAAAATATGGTTATTCACAGTCGTTATTCCCCATTGTGCAGGGTAATACATTTACCGATTTGCGAAAAGCTGCCGTTGCAAACGTAAAAACATTTGATGCCGATGGTTATGCAATCGGAGGTTTGTCGGTTGGCGAAACCGAACAGGAGATGTACGAAATGACGGAAGTTTGCACCGCCGATCTTCCTGAAAACAAACCACGCTACTTGATGGGGGTTGGAACACCGGTAAATATTCTGGAAGGTATTCACCGCGGAATCGACATGTTTGATTGTGTGATGCCAACCCGCAACGGACGTAACGGAATGTTGTTTACCAGCGAAGGAATCATCAATATCCGCAATAAAAAATGGGAAAACGACCACTCTCCCATCGATGAAAACGGAACATCGTTTGTCGACCAGTATTCAAAAGCTTATCTTCGCCACCTTATAATTTCGAACGAAATGCTTGGCGCGCAAATTGCAAGTCAGCACAACCTGGCATTTTACCTGTGGCTGGTAAAAACAGCCCGCCAAAAAATTCAAAATGGCGATTTTGTAAGCTGGAAAAACGAAATGGTGATAAAACTTAAAGAAAGACTGTAG
- a CDS encoding LptF/LptG family permease, with translation MKWYKTIDFYISKKFLGTFFYAIGLILSIAIVFDISENLDEFLSKDIPLHDIVFDYYMNFIPYFANLFSPLFTFIAVIYFTSKMTYNTEIIAILSNGVSYARLMRPYLVSAFIIALFSFMLGNYVIPPANKTMNNFRHVYIKNKSVGTERNIHRQIEPGTYIYMQSFNANNVGMRFTLERFEDSELKEKLTAQNIRWDEESGKWVINSYWKRNIFEDHETFEKGYRMDTTLNMVPGDFQRLKNEMETYTTPALRKEIKLMKMRGVNYIEWEIEKHKRIANPFAAFILTLIGAGLASRKVKGGLGLHIGLGLLLAFSYILFMQISTVFAVSGTVPIIFAIWLPNTVYAILAFFVYRWAAR, from the coding sequence ATGAAGTGGTATAAAACAATCGATTTTTACATTTCGAAAAAGTTTCTCGGAACTTTCTTTTATGCCATTGGTCTGATCCTGAGTATCGCCATTGTTTTCGATATCTCGGAAAACCTTGATGAATTCTTGTCGAAAGATATCCCGCTACATGATATTGTATTCGATTATTACATGAATTTCATCCCCTATTTTGCCAACCTTTTTAGCCCGCTGTTTACCTTTATTGCGGTAATATATTTTACCTCGAAAATGACATACAACACCGAAATAATTGCGATTCTAAGCAACGGTGTTTCGTATGCCCGGTTAATGCGGCCCTACCTGGTATCGGCATTTATAATTGCGTTGTTTTCGTTTATGTTGGGTAACTATGTTATTCCGCCTGCCAACAAAACGATGAACAATTTCCGACACGTTTACATTAAAAACAAATCGGTGGGAACCGAACGAAATATACACCGGCAAATTGAGCCCGGCACCTACATTTATATGCAAAGTTTTAATGCCAACAATGTAGGAATGCGTTTTACCTTGGAACGCTTCGAAGATTCGGAGCTGAAAGAAAAACTTACTGCACAAAATATTCGCTGGGACGAAGAAAGCGGAAAATGGGTAATCAACTCGTACTGGAAACGAAATATTTTTGAAGATCACGAAACCTTTGAAAAAGGCTACCGAATGGACACCACGCTAAATATGGTTCCGGGTGATTTTCAGCGATTGAAAAACGAGATGGAAACATATACTACTCCGGCACTGCGGAAAGAAATTAAATTGATGAAAATGCGCGGTGTAAACTACATTGAGTGGGAAATAGAGAAACATAAACGAATTGCAAATCCGTTTGCGGCCTTTATATTAACTCTTATTGGCGCAGGATTGGCATCGCGTAAAGTAAAAGGAGGACTTGGGCTCCATATTGGCCTCGGGCTTTTGCTGGCTTTCTCCTACATCCTTTTTATGCAAATATCAACGGTTTTTGCTGTAAGTGGCACAGTTCCAATCATCTTTGCAATTTGGCTGCCAAACACCGTTTATGCTATACTGGCTTTCTTTGTGTATCGTTGGGCTGCACGATAA
- a CDS encoding acyl-CoA carboxylase subunit beta — translation MSLRSNVLDLRKRKKEVQKGGGDKAIEKQVKMGKLTARERILALLDKNSFHEYDLFVEHAAKDFGMEGKKLHGDGVIIGTGTIYDKPVCIFAQDFTVAGGSLGLMHARKITKIMDHALKMRVPLIGINDSGGARIQEGVNSLAGYGEIFFRNTLASGVIPQISVILGPCAGGAVYSPALTDFVFVVENISKMFITGPSVVKSVLGEEVSMEELGGARVHAEVTGNAHFYAQTEMECFDQIKTLISYIPRNNSRKALAHKPKAPLKGAKVEDIVPADPRIPYDMRDVLKSITDGSEFLEVMEDFAPNIIIGFGRMNGETVGFVANQPMVLAGVLDIDSSDKAARFIRYCDSFNIPIVTMEDLPGYLPGVDQEHAGVIRHGAKILYAYSEATVPKITVIVRKAYGGGYIAMNSRHLRADFVFAWPTAEIAVMGPEGAANIVFRKEIAEAENPEEMRQQKIEEYKQKFANPYVAAAQGYIDEVIEPSETRSRILHALQVSENKSASMPAKKHGIPPF, via the coding sequence ATGTCACTAAGAAGTAACGTACTCGATCTTCGTAAAAGAAAGAAAGAAGTACAAAAAGGTGGTGGAGATAAAGCCATTGAGAAACAGGTTAAAATGGGTAAACTCACAGCCCGTGAACGTATCCTTGCCCTGTTGGATAAAAACTCATTTCACGAATACGATTTATTTGTTGAACATGCTGCAAAAGATTTCGGCATGGAAGGCAAAAAATTACACGGAGATGGTGTAATCATTGGCACCGGTACTATTTACGATAAACCGGTTTGCATTTTCGCCCAGGACTTTACCGTTGCTGGTGGTTCGCTGGGATTAATGCACGCTCGTAAGATCACCAAAATTATGGACCACGCACTGAAAATGCGCGTTCCGTTAATTGGTATCAACGACTCGGGTGGTGCACGTATTCAGGAAGGTGTTAACTCACTGGCTGGCTACGGAGAAATTTTCTTCCGTAACACACTGGCTTCTGGTGTTATTCCGCAAATTTCTGTAATCCTTGGTCCTTGCGCCGGTGGAGCTGTATACTCTCCTGCATTAACCGACTTTGTGTTTGTGGTTGAAAACATCTCGAAAATGTTTATTACCGGACCATCAGTGGTTAAATCGGTGTTGGGCGAAGAAGTTTCGATGGAAGAACTGGGTGGTGCCCGTGTACATGCCGAAGTTACCGGTAACGCACATTTTTATGCACAAACCGAAATGGAATGTTTCGATCAGATAAAAACACTTATCAGTTATATTCCGCGCAACAACTCAAGAAAAGCGTTGGCTCACAAACCAAAAGCACCGTTAAAAGGCGCTAAAGTTGAGGACATCGTTCCTGCTGATCCAAGAATTCCGTACGATATGCGTGATGTACTTAAAAGCATCACCGACGGTTCTGAGTTCCTGGAAGTAATGGAAGATTTTGCACCAAATATCATCATTGGTTTTGGTAGAATGAATGGCGAAACTGTTGGTTTTGTAGCCAACCAGCCAATGGTTCTTGCCGGAGTGCTTGATATTGACAGCTCGGATAAAGCAGCCCGTTTTATTCGTTACTGTGATTCATTCAACATTCCTATTGTTACTATGGAAGACCTTCCGGGTTATTTACCTGGAGTTGACCAGGAACATGCCGGTGTAATTCGTCACGGAGCAAAAATTCTTTATGCCTACAGTGAAGCAACCGTGCCGAAAATTACTGTAATTGTAAGAAAAGCATACGGTGGTGGTTACATTGCAATGAACTCTCGCCACTTGCGTGCCGACTTTGTTTTTGCATGGCCAACAGCCGAGATTGCAGTTATGGGACCAGAAGGTGCTGCTAACATCGTATTCCGTAAAGAAATTGCAGAAGCAGAGAATCCGGAAGAAATGCGCCAGCAAAAAATCGAGGAATATAAACAAAAGTTTGCCAATCCTTATGTTGCTGCAGCACAAGGCTATATCGACGAGGTAATCGAGCCTAGCGAAACACGTTCGCGCATTTTACATGCCTTGCAGGTTTCTGAAAACAAAAGCGCTTCAATGCCAGCTAAAAAACATGGAATTCCTCCGTTTTAA
- a CDS encoding biotin/lipoyl-containing protein → MAEEKELKNLVVQGAVYKTTFTKKFENRVNYVSPDPNELYSFIPGTIIDLFVKTKQKVKEGETLLLLEAMKMENQVRMPFDGEIVKINVKKGEVIPNRHLMIVIKPTK, encoded by the coding sequence ATGGCAGAAGAAAAAGAGCTTAAGAACCTTGTTGTTCAGGGAGCGGTTTACAAAACTACGTTTACCAAAAAATTTGAAAACAGGGTTAATTATGTATCTCCGGATCCGAATGAACTTTATTCCTTCATTCCGGGAACCATCATCGATCTTTTTGTAAAAACAAAACAAAAAGTAAAAGAAGGAGAAACACTTTTATTGCTTGAAGCAATGAAAATGGAGAACCAGGTGCGAATGCCCTTTGATGGAGAGATCGTAAAAATCAACGTAAAAAAAGGCGAGGTTATTCCTAACCGCCATTTGATGATCGTGATTAAACCGACAAAGTAA